AGCCACCTGCCGGTCGATATGAAGCGCATTTACCTAGTCGGGTTCTCCAATGGCGGCCAAGGCACCTTCCTGACGCTGGCACGCCAGCCGGATTGGTTTGCGGGAGCCGTCACCATGGCCGGTCCGGTATCGCCCAAGCAGGTGGTGGGTAAAATCAAGGCACCGGTCTGGTGCTGGGTGGGTGGTAACGATACCGACCTGAACAAAAACGTCCGACTCCCAGCGCTCGCCAAGCAGCTGCAGAAACTCGACGACCGCGTAAAGCTCAACATCGTCCCCGGCGGCGGCCACGGCTGCGCGCCGCAATCGATCGGCACCGACAAGGTGCGCGACTGGTTATTCGATCAACGTCTGCCCTAAGCCATCATGAAAATTCACCACCTCCTCGTCCTCCTGTTAGCGGCCAGCAGCGCCGTTCAAGCTGGGAACGGACTGCCTGTTAGAAAAGGCCTGATGCTCGATCTCGATGCCGACCACGGCGTGGAACTGGAGGAGGGGAATCGGGTCAAAGCTTGGCACAACCAAGTCAAAGGCAACGCCGCGGACGTCTTTGTGAAACGCGACGAAGGCCGCAAGGTGCCAGGCTCAGGCCGACCCACCTTCGTCCCGAAAGTCAAAAAAATCGGCGGCCACAACACCCTCGCCTTCGATCGCCAGGAGCTGATCAACATGGACGAAGATGTCTTTGATCACCTCCTAACAGGCAGCGGCTACACCTGGGTTTCCGTGATGTCGATCGGTCAGCAGAAGCAGGGCAAGAAGGACGTGAATTCGTTTTTTGGAAACCTGAAAAACGGCAGCAACTACGAAGGCTTCTGGGGCTGCCTCGATGACGCCAACCACGTCTGGATGGGCTCAAGGTGTTGGCCAGCGGAGAAAAAAGGCAGGCAGCCGCTGTGGAATGAGAAAAACCCGAAAGTCACCGCCCCGGAACCGCTCGCCCTCCATCGCTACTACCTGGTCATGGGCCGCATGGGAGCCGGAAAAGGAACCGTAAACCTGGATCTCTACATCAACTCAGCCACGCCAGCGGACAGCCAGAAAGTCCCGGTCAATCCCAAGGCGAATTCCTCGAAAATGGCCATCGGCCAGGAACGCGACGCCACCAATCACCCCGGCCACGAGTCATTCGTCGGCGAGATCACTCGCTTCCTCATTTTCGACCGACCACTCAGTGACCAGGAGCTAGCCGACCTGAGCCAATACCTCATGAAACGGTATGACATTGGCACGAAAAAATGATCCGCAGGGATTCAGACCCCTAATAGGTCGATCTACCGCATCCCAAGGCAAGGCCCAGATTGTGACACACAGCTTCCGTGCTGAAAGCACACCGGATCACAGCCCCGGACTTCAGTCCGGGGTCAACGGATGAGAACACCGCGCCCTGTAAGGCCGCCGGAGTGGTTTCGGGCGATGACGTTGGGTCACGAGGAAGTCATGAACGGATCGCTAAGCAAAGCTTCCAGTGCCCCCTTCAGGGCACCGAACGATTCCACCATGCACCCATGGCTGGAAGCCATGGGCTTTGTTCCATGGTGCCTTCAGCACCTCGGCCAGGATACTTGTCAATTCACCTTGCTGTAGTCATCTTCTCTAACAATTGTGCGTGAAATTATGGCAACGCCATAGTCTGCGGTAACGTATCTTCGGAGCATAACGCGTGTTAGTTCCTTACACAGTAGAAAAGTAAATGCACCATTTCTATACCGAACCCTTTCATCCCCCAATTTTTCATGCTCCTTTACTATTTACGAAATGATCATTTAACATTAGACATTTTAGGAGAAGTTGTTAGCGCGTAGGGCAACATCTAACATTCAAGCTAAAGGCTGCATGGACGAAGAAGATTTTAAGGAACTGGCTCCCAACCCTCAAGTAGGGTTGTATACTGCCGAGCACGTTGTTTCGGGCATCCCTATTCCAAAAACAAAGCGGATTGAATTATTTTCTCCAGATCAATGGGAAGAGTTCACGGAGGAGTGGGCGACATCCCTCACTGGTTCGTATCATAAAATAAAACGGTTTGCAGGGGCTGGGGATCAAGGACTGGATGTTGTTGGCTTTATCAAAAGTGGCGAGTTTGATGACGGATGGGTGAACTATCAATGCAAGTATTATGATCATTCCTTGTATCCAACAGATGTTTGGGTAGAAATTGGTAAAATAATTTATTATTCGTTTGAGGGTGAGTATCCACCACCACTGAAATATTTTTTCACAGCACCCAAACAAGTCGGAACCACTCTTGGTAAGATGCTTGCTAAGCCCAAAAAACTAAAAGAGCAGTTAATGAAAAATTGGGAGCAACACTGTGAAAAGAAAATTACAGATACAGCTACGATTGTTTTAGAGGGTGATTTTCTACAATATTTAAATGATTTCGATTTTTCCATTTTCGAGTCCATCACACTCGTTGAGATGATCAAAGGGCATGCAACCACGCCATTCCACTCCGTAAGGTTCGGTGGAGGTTTAGGCCCTCGACCAAAACCAGAAATTCCCGCTGAGAATACTGTGTCAACCGACCATCGCTATGTACGCCAGTTATTATCTGTGTATGCTGAAGCTATGGGTGTTGAAAGTAAACCTATCAGCCTAGAGATTTTGGAGAGAAACGAAAGATATAAAAAGAATTTCCACAGGCAAAGAGAGCGGTTTTACCATGCCGAATCACTGCGCAATTTTTCACGCGATACCGTTCCCGTAGGCACCTACGAGCAATTACAGGAAGATATATACCAAGGGGTTGTCGACGTTTGCGAAGGTAATCATATTTCAGGAATTGTGTGCATGACAAACACCGTCTCACAAGCCGCCCAAGTTGCCGTGCATTCAAGCCCACTAGCTAGTGTGACAAGAGTAACTGATAAACAGGGGATATGTCATCAATTATGCGATGACGAACGCTTAACTTGGATAGACGATAATGAATGAATCCGCATTGAAAACTCCATTCAATAGCTCGCTCGAGACTGGTATGCGCGCTATGATTATCCTTGTTACTTGCTATCCACGTTCACTAGATTTGCAACGGTTAGTTGATTTTGATTACTTGGTAGTGCACTCAGGTGATGTTGACGGTCCAGAAAGCCTTCATCCGCCCCTTCCTATGCGCGCGGGTGAACTGTTGATTAGGCGCAGTATCATTGAATCTGGGGTAATGCTGATGATGAGTCGTGGCTTTATTGAAAGAGTGGTTAAGGATGACGGTATTGAATATTTAGCAAGTGAAACAGCCATGCCATTTGTTAGTAGTTTAATAAATTCATACACAAAGAATTTACAAGATCGCGCTAAGTGGGTAATACTAAATTTCGGTGATGCTTCCCGTGATTCACTTCAATCAATCACGGCTAAATTTTTCGACAAATGGACAACTGAGTTTCATCCATTACAAGGATCTCTAGATAATTGACATGGACATTAACAAGATAGTAATCCGCGATGTTAGTTTTCTTGGGAACGGTCGCGATTCCGCCAGTATCAAATTTCA
This window of the Oceaniferula flava genome carries:
- a CDS encoding LamG-like jellyroll fold domain-containing protein, which translates into the protein MKIHHLLVLLLAASSAVQAGNGLPVRKGLMLDLDADHGVELEEGNRVKAWHNQVKGNAADVFVKRDEGRKVPGSGRPTFVPKVKKIGGHNTLAFDRQELINMDEDVFDHLLTGSGYTWVSVMSIGQQKQGKKDVNSFFGNLKNGSNYEGFWGCLDDANHVWMGSRCWPAEKKGRQPLWNEKNPKVTAPEPLALHRYYLVMGRMGAGKGTVNLDLYINSATPADSQKVPVNPKANSSKMAIGQERDATNHPGHESFVGEITRFLIFDRPLSDQELADLSQYLMKRYDIGTKK
- a CDS encoding ABC-three component system protein: MDEEDFKELAPNPQVGLYTAEHVVSGIPIPKTKRIELFSPDQWEEFTEEWATSLTGSYHKIKRFAGAGDQGLDVVGFIKSGEFDDGWVNYQCKYYDHSLYPTDVWVEIGKIIYYSFEGEYPPPLKYFFTAPKQVGTTLGKMLAKPKKLKEQLMKNWEQHCEKKITDTATIVLEGDFLQYLNDFDFSIFESITLVEMIKGHATTPFHSVRFGGGLGPRPKPEIPAENTVSTDHRYVRQLLSVYAEAMGVESKPISLEILERNERYKKNFHRQRERFYHAESLRNFSRDTVPVGTYEQLQEDIYQGVVDVCEGNHISGIVCMTNTVSQAAQVAVHSSPLASVTRVTDKQGICHQLCDDERLTWIDDNE
- a CDS encoding ABC-three component system middle component 2 — protein: MNESALKTPFNSSLETGMRAMIILVTCYPRSLDLQRLVDFDYLVVHSGDVDGPESLHPPLPMRAGELLIRRSIIESGVMLMMSRGFIERVVKDDGIEYLASETAMPFVSSLINSYTKNLQDRAKWVILNFGDASRDSLQSITAKFFDKWTTEFHPLQGSLDN